The segment TATATTAGCTCAAGAACCGGATACTCCCCTTAAAACCAAAGAATAACATCTGATTACCAAATTGATTTGGTAATCAGATGTATCATTTTACGTAAATTTGTCCAAAATATGTTTTTTCGGAAAGTTCTTTGGTTTGTTATATTTGCTGTTCAAGGGATTGTTAGCATAGCTCAGACGTATTCGGTATCTACATTTGTCGGTTCGCGCACAAAAGGTTTTTCAGATGGTCCGGGGGGAATTGCCCGCTTTGGTTTCCCAAATGGGATTTGTGTGGATATAAATAACAATGTTTATGTTTCTGATGACTATGCGAATGCGATTCGGAAAGTTACCCCAAGCGGGCTGGTTGTTACCTTAGCCGGAAACGGAATGGCTGGTTATGCAGACGGCAACTCCTCGCAAGCACAGTTTAACAACCCAATAGGTATGTGTTCAGCTAAAAATGGAGACTTATATGTAGCAGATCATTTTAATCACTGTGTTAGAAAAATTGATTCTACGGGAAAAGTTACCACCGTAGCTGGGATTCCGGGTAAATCGGGTTATGTAGATGGGCCGGGCAATGCTGCCATGCTTAGCTCTCCTATGGCCTGCACTATTGACCAAGCTGGAAATGTCTATGTTATAGAAACCGGAAATCACGCTATCCGCAAAATAACACCTGCCGGAATGGTATCTACCCTTGCCGGCAATGGTACATCCGGATTCCAAGATGGAATCGGAAAATCAGCCTCGTTTAACAGCCCAATAGCTATCTGCATTGATAAATCCCAAAAGTTATATGTGATAGACTCCCGAAACCGCGCAGTTCGGCAAGTAGGGCTAAACGGAAAAGTAACAACAGTTGTGCTCCCTAACTTTGAAGGATTAAAGGACAGCACCAATGGTTTGGTAAATTTAAACTTTGCCAATTCAGAAGGTAGCTTTGGCGGCGGAGTAGCTGCCGACCCAGAAGGAAATATCTACATTGCAGATGCCGGTAGCTCTTCCATCATCTGTGTCAATATCTACAAAAAAGTGGTTTCCGTTGTAGCCGGCACCGGAATGCCCGGCTGGAATGACGGAGACGGCAATGAAGCTGC is part of the Bacteroidia bacterium genome and harbors:
- a CDS encoding OmpA family protein, whose translation is MFFRKVLWFVIFAVQGIVSIAQTYSVSTFVGSRTKGFSDGPGGIARFGFPNGICVDINNNVYVSDDYANAIRKVTPSGLVVTLAGNGMAGYADGNSSQAQFNNPIGMCSAKNGDLYVADHFNHCVRKIDSTGKVTTVAGIPGKSGYVDGPGNAAMLSSPMACTIDQAGNVYVIETGNHAIRKITPAGMVSTLAGNGTSGFQDGIGKSASFNSPIAICIDKSQKLYVIDSRNRAVRQVGLNGKVTTVVLPNFEGLKDSTNGLVNLNFANSEGSFGGGVAADPEGNIYIADAGSSSIICVNIYKKVVSVVAGTGMPGWNDGDGNEAAFNEPVDICLDKKGNLYVTDKKNYCIRKIIINKRPAKPDTPPQQFILRGRVYDKASNKPIPTEFKINDLIREKTISTNSSSTGNYNTPLLRGQYQIIVDNDNYLPFETYISIPKLEANDYVLDVPLNKITEHAKIILEDINFEPTSAKLTEQSLIALSRIALYLKVHAGLIIQINGHTDRGGSAEHNLKLSEDRARTVKDKLIDEGVNPNQLKYKGFGGTKPIADNNTPEGRMKNRRTEFEIIAK